A window of Macrotis lagotis isolate mMagLag1 chromosome 1, bilby.v1.9.chrom.fasta, whole genome shotgun sequence genomic DNA:
aaagtacAGAGgtgaatttgaaaccagatcctttgattccaaattcagtgttctttctaataCAACATGCTGCTTTACAGATGTCCTGACTTACAGAgaagtctttttttcctcctcacaaAGCACTGCCTTGTAGTCcttaaaaaatgtgcttttttGGGTTGTAGGAATGGGGagtcttcattctcttcaatttgaCTGGAGTCCAGGGCAAGACATTTTGTGAATGGTAGTCAATGTTTAAAAATTGAGTCTCTATCTCTTACCTCTAGAGACTGGAAACTTTAAGTAGTCACAGTAACATCCACAACTTGGCTCATCACAGAATAGATGAACATGTGCCATCAGGAATGGCTTTTTCcacaaaagaatattaaaatgtaTCTGTCCTTGTACTCCCCTACCCCCTTCTGTGTTATGTCTTAGGGGGCTATCTTAACTACTTATACATACTTCTCTACCTAATACTGAGCAGGGTTACAAATCCACTTTGATAATGTCTTGGGATCTACGTGCTACATGGTACCCGGTAAGGCCACATCCATCAGTCAAAATAAATTCTCTCTCAATACAGGGAATCAATCATTCTAGCTCAGTTAGGCTGAGTGATTGATCTGAAATCCTTGTCCTTTCTAATAAATTCACAAAATTGTTCAGCTCCTatttagagagaagagaaggtgaaagaaaagTGATAGGGAAAATTATTGGAAGATTTGTAAAAATAAGCCCTCTCTTCTGGGAACTGCTTCATTAATCACATTTCACAAGATGCTTGGGGAGTCATGAATCTTCCAACTTCCCCAGCCTTAGTGACTCACAGCCAGAGACTACTAATTCTCTGCACATTCTGGTGAAAGGCTGAAGCCACACTGCTTTCTGTGTAATTTCCCAGGCCATATGAAAGATTAGCAGAGCAGAGTTGCCCACACAAACCTTGCTCTTTTTTGATGAGAGATTTATTCATTGTCAGCTTGATGGATCACTGATCTGGGTATTCTCCCTGTCCCACTTCGAATATGATACTCAACAGGAGATCTCATTTCTTTATTGCCTTTTTCCTCAATGAATACTTTTTGAAACTAGCCCTGGGCACAGGTGTGGTAATCACACTGGCAATAAGTCCTAACAGTCAAGGCAGTTCAGATCAGATAGCAGCATGTGCCTGGATGGAAAGAACTCTGAGGCATATTCATTAAATACGTCACTGCAGCAATATTTTCACTTAGGGCAAGTAAGCAGGGAAGAAGTGCTGACCTGGGGTTCAGTCATTGTGGGGATGAAGTGCAACCTGGGGCAGACTGAGGTTTCTAAACATCTGAGAATGTGGTTGCCGATGAGAAACACCTTGCTTCTGTTGGGGCTATATCTGGGTAAAGAGGAAGTATTTCAAGGAAGTTAATATCTTATAAATTTTCTGCCCTAGGGCAAAGCTCAGACTACTTTGCTTTAGTTATGAGTCTATCATATTCACCTGAGTCACCAAGGCCCGAGTAGTAGAGTTCTGATATTAATGCCTGATATGGTAATTTAGGAGAATAGTGAACATGAAgagagatttgaatttgaatcttgcctcataGACTTTTTACATGCATGACCTCAGGCAAGATATTTTTCAtacctgagtctcagtttcttcataagtaaaatgagagggttaaagTAGATGATGAATAAACACTATCTTCTAgcttaaaattctatgattctatgacactGACTGATGACCTATTTGTAGAGATCAATTAGCTATTTATTATTGGGAGAATAGGGTGAAGGAGAACAAAGTGAAAATGGCACAAGAGAAGGTTTGGGGCAGTATGATGGTTTTGTTCTTCTGTTTCTTGTGGGAGAGGGCATATGTGCTGGGGGGGAAAAAGGGCAGGAGGGCCCTGAAAATAAATTGTGCTTAGAATGTGCCAGAAAGATAGGCTGATCTTGTGGAAAAAAGCAAGATATAGAAAGTCACtggaccttaggcaagtctctttacttttctggtcctcagtttttttccatctttaaaataaggaatttagACTTAATGATCTTCTAAATCTTTATGACTATAGAatgatagaatcataaaattggaagggacctcaacaATCATTCATTGTAAAGCATATTTGAATAAGAAACCTCTTGTGATAATGTAATCTTTAAAGATCTCCTGAGAGATTATTTACCTATTTATTACATTAGACAATCCATTTCTACTTTTCAATAACTCTcttttttaggaaattttttattttaaaaattttttatatttatttttcaattgtattcaaagatagtttttcaacattcagttttgtaaaattttcttccttccactcttccctccttaggatagcaagtaatatgatataggttatacatgtacaatcatattacacatattagtcacactgtgaTAGGAGAATAAAGGGGGGAAActacaagaaggaaaaagcaaaaagcaaaatttaaaagataaaaacagcatgctttgatctgcatttagattccatagttctttctctggacatagatgacattttccataagggatcttttagaattgtgtttGGTTGTTGTATTTCTGAGAGTAACTGAGTCTATCATGGGTGaccacaatattgttgttaaggtAGATAATGTCctggttctcctcattttactcagcatctgttcatataagtctttccaggtttttctgaaatctgcttgctcatcatcataatattccattatattcatataccacagttggttcagtcattccccaattgatgggcatctcctttccaaatctttgctactacaaaagagctgttatgtaatttttgtacttgtgggtcttatttttttttgtgtgtgtgatctCTCTGGGAtctagacctagtagtggtatttctggataaaaggatatgcacagttttattgccctttgggcatagttccaaattgctctccagaatggttggatcaattcatagttccatcaattttgctttaatgtcccagttttcccacatcccctccaacactgaccatttcccttttctggcatattagccagtctgataggtgtgaggtggtacttcagattgttttaatttgcatttctctaattaatagtggcttagagcatttttttcatatgtctacagaaagtttttctttttatcaagcTTAAATTTTCCTCTCTGCAATTTCTACCCTTCATTTCTAGCTCTCTCCTCTGAGGCCAAGTCAAAGAGTCTAATCCCTTTTTCACATGACAGTTCCTTGGATACTTGAAGGCAGCTATTATGTCCTCCCTGGGACCTCTCTTCTCCAGGGTGAACATCCTCAGTTGCTTCCATTGATCTTGTGATATGTTCTTTTTATCCTCTTGGTTAATCTCCTCTAGATACTCTCAAGGTTATCAATTCCCTCATTAAAATGTGATATCCAGAACTGTATAACAGTATTCCAGATACAGACTACCCTAATCAGAATTTAGTGGGACTATCATCTCCCTAGATACATTTTGTCTCTTAACACAGGctaatatttattacatttgtatttttaagCTATTAATTACATTGATTTATATTTAGCTTGCAGTCCTCTGAAACCCAACGTCCAACTGTTTGTGAACCTTTTTGTGGCTGTCTTTAGAAGCTCTGCCTTATGATTTTCCTCCAGCTTCAGAATTTACTCCAGGAGAATGATCCTCTAAATGGGTGAGGACTAGAAATGTTAAAAGGAAGTAGATTGCTTCAGCTCTATTGCATCATTAAGGACTCTTGGGTCTTTCTCAAGAAGAGACTAGCCTGTATGGTTAAATCTTCAAATTTCCTTTATTGGACAGGCTGACTTTTggggatttctctctctctctctctctctctctctctctctctctcatatcttgGGGACTTGGGTTTGAGGTCCCCAGCTACTTCTTTATTCTTGAATGAGGAAAAACCCAGGTGTGAGGTGCTTTAGGCTTATTCTGTGTAAGTGAAATATGATGAATGTACCCCTGTTGTTGCCTCCTTATttacttttgtttctctttatctGCCTGCCTTTCTTTATAAAAAGGCATCCCTAATATACCTGTCATCATTGCATTGACTGTTAATTCACTTGATTGCATGCTAGCATTCATGCtttctactttgttttttaaatagtcaGGTTTAGCtgtttatgtaaaatatttaatagaggAAAACATGAGTTTTTTAAAGAGtagaatgaatataataaatcACATTTCCACAGCACATTTCTCACAAAAATTCTGAGAGctagcaattattttctttctatgtttcagATTAAATTAAGGTTCGTGGAGATATTGAATGATTTGTCTAGTATCATACTGCTAGTCAGTTGTAGaactgggacttgaacccaggttttctaagACAGTCATCTCACATGATACACCACAGCGCCTCTTCTTGGGAAGATACCTTGTGAACTATGCCATGGCAGTAAGGACAGCCAAACTCCAGAGTTTCTAGGTAAAAGAAAATAACCTTCTGCCAAACTGAAATTAGGTACCAAAGagtcagtcaggatcacacaagattaaACAGAAATTACTATAAAAGAAAGCaaagcagggtggctaggtggcacagtggataaagcactggccctggagtcaggagtacctgggttcaaatccggtctcaaacacttaataattacctagctgtgtggccttgggcaagccacttaaccccatttgccttgcaaaaacctcaaaaaaaaaaaagcaaagcaatgcTACAAAGCAAAAGAAACGACTTTACTACTGAGAATAATATCTCATCATATATATACTGACTATAACCCTACAGAAAGTaaatattcttcaaaaaaaatttacttttaaacatTCCTGTTgagaaaagtagaaattaatagaaaattttaaatgtaagacTGATGAGAAAACCTTTCAAAAGGCTAAATGATGATAAAGAGCTTACATActaatggggaaaagaaattatTGCTTCTTTGGAATTTTACTGTTTTACAGGATCAAAAAgggaacaaagaaagacaaactcAGGATCTGGGtgtgtttttgttcttttttttccttgccttcctttctcctcACTGTGACTCCCAACATATTTCTGTAGTTTAGGCCTTAGGAGGAAAAATGGCTGTATTTCAAACCAGTCAAAAAGTGGGAGGGATAGAGCAAACCTATTCTCTTATGTATAGTACCCAGTTAGTGTGCCCAAGGTAGGGCTCCTGAAGACCTTAGTTCAGGTTTTCCTCTGTTTATTCCCCAAATTCATCTGCTCAATTTAGGATCTCAGAATGTTAGCACTGAAAATTCATCTAATTCACCTCATTTTGcaaaggagaaaattgagatcCAAAGAAGGAATTGTTAGTGTAGTATGGTATAAAGAATATTGAACCACTCCCTTCTACTTGTTTAGTCTTGGacaaatttctttatcttcttggtTCTTAGTTTactttctgaaaaatgaaggggttgaagtAGACAGCTCCAAAATTCCTTCTATCTCCTAATCTTATTATCCTATGATTTTTCTGAAGATGAAAAGTGTTTTTTGGCAAAACTGGGGCTAGAACCCAGGTATCCTGACTATCAGCCTAGGGCTCCTTCCACTATGCTATTTCTTAGAAGCGATGGGACTAAGGCAGCTTTTTCTGGAATCTGGCTCATAACTATTGATGATGTACTCCAAATAACTGTGAAATTCCCTATCATCAACTTAAAAAGAGATTAGATATAATCACATTGTGTCAACAGGAAGACCTAGGTCCTTAGATATGAGATTATCCAGTGTGGATGGGTCATTCCAGGGTAGGGATTCAGGCCCCACAAAAGCATCTAGGCAGGAATGAGCATGGTAACTGTGAGGGAGACTAGGCTTGACAGAGAAACAGGCTTATCATGTAAGGGAGGAGCAGGAGACAAATCTGGAACCAAGAGCCTTGAAAACCAGGCAAAGAAATTTGACCTgaggtagtagtagtagatgAGGATGTTTAGATGGGGTTAAGGAGCCAGCAGGAGGAATCCTGGTTCTGGACTCAGAGGAggagggttcaaatcctgttgtGCTTAACTGTTAGTCACAACCTCTCTAgggtttagtttcctcatctgtaaaatgaagaatttggaatAGATGGCATCTGAAGTCTCTCTCAGTGTTAGATTAATGATCTTATTAgggaggaataataataataataataataataatctagcaTTTATGTGGTATTTTAATAGCTACAAAATGCTTCACttgctcattttatcttcacagcagCCCAGTGAGGTAGgtgtattattatctccattttagtgATAAGAAGGAGGGTGGGTGGTATGATAGAAGTAGTGTTTGAGGAAGTTTAATGTGGTAACATTGTACAGACAGAAGTGGAGACACTCACTGCTCAGTAACCCTTTCCTATCTGCACAGGGTAAAGCAACATGGATGCCATCAACCAAGCCTCCCCAGAGACAGTGCTGCCTAAGCACATCCTGGACATCTGGGTCATCGTCCTTATTATCCTGGCCACCATCGTGATCATGACTTCCTTGGTGCTGTGCCCAGCTACAGCCGTCATCATTTATCGAATTCGGACTCATCCCATACTCAACCAGGCTTTTTGAAACCTCAGGATGCTGGGGGTTGGTGGGGTGCTTGCCTGGGCATGGCTCAGAAAACTCCTCTCTTTAGCACAACAATGATGAGAGCCTTTCCATTAGGGAAAATGGTTTGAAGTTACCAAATGGGATTAGATCTTGTCCGTGAAAATGTCTCCCTAGGCAACTGTCAACAGTGTTGGAGGAAGGAAGCTTTTCTGGTAGGACTGGCTCCCCGTCAAGCAGATTGGGTCCAGTTTCAGGATGAACAAGATACAAGGTGGAGGAGTCTCCTGGGTCTGAAACTTCTGGAAATCAGAGATGCTCCAAGAGATATCATCAGGGTCAGGGATGACTAAGGAGTTTCCCTCTTCCTACTTCCTACTATTTCCCATTAAAAGTACAAGTTCCTCCAATCACCAATAGAGCCCTCCTACTCTGGGATATCCCCTGCCAAGTTATCAATCCTGTTAAATTCCTGGTAGGATCTTGTTCTTACCTAATTTCTAGTTAGCTAAAATGCTAGCTCATTTTAGTTTAAAGTCCCTTTCATTTTTTggacatttacattttaataaaataatatattcaagCCTTTGTTGCCCAGTTGATCAGTAAGCTCATTGTTggtcagtaagcatttatgagGCACCTACTATGGGTCAGGCATTGTGCTATGCCTGTGCTAAGCctaaagagacaaagaaaggcaaccccaaaaagaaaaaaaggagtccCTGCTTTCAGGGAGCTCATAAATCTCAGAAATTGTGACAGTACCTTGGGAGACAGTTGGGGAGGGGCCTGATCCTCTCCAACAGACAGGAGCATACCTCTTGTATTATTATGATATGGTGTTTTTAGCTGGAAGAGGGTAAAGAGTTTTTGACTAGGGCAGGGTAGGCTGAATGTAGCATTTCCTAATTATTGCCTCTGCTATCATAAAAAATCTGAAAACCAGAACTGCTTGGGTAGCTAAGCTGCTGGCTTCATAGAAGAGAGCTAAGGCTGGGCTTAGCAGGATATGCACTATTGCCTTATTCCATATCACGATTATATATGTGTCCTTCAGGGAATCAGATATGTTATTTCATTGTCTCTGACATTGCCACTAGTGACCTGTGTGATTTTAGTTAGGCAGGAAATTGAgatctcagagaggttaagtgatttgtccaatatcacacagctagttattcATATTAGATTGGAAATAGAGTTAAGGTCAAATGAGTTTTAGTGGAGTGGTCCTTCCACTATACTATGTCCCATTTTAGGATCAGGGCAAAAGGGGAACATTTTTGACCTACATTTTGTGATACTTCAAGGTTAACAAAAGTCTTTTCCTATAACAGACCTTTGAAGGGTAGTGCaaatatcattattcccattataAAGTTGGGAAATCTGAGCTAATAAAGCGTCAGAATTGGGACTCTACAGAGATCTTCCCACTCCAGGttccatactcttttttttttcctatagattTCTATCCTGCTTAATTCCTAAAACTGTTATTAGAATACTCCAGAATGAGAGGGAATATAGCACAGCTTCTGACATAAATTGCCTGTATGATCCtaaggaaatcatttaacctgttgGACTCCAGAAAGCTCTCTAACACTAAAAATTGCAGAGCATTTGCTGATCTGCATAGGTAAAAGAGTAAAAGGGTAAAAGAGTAAAAGGGTAAAAGGGAATTTCCCACAATAATTAAATCACAGGttctgttaaaaacaaaaaggaattctACAATGACTCTATGATTCTCTCTATTCAGATATTCCCTCTAAAGATACAGCTGTCATCCATGTATGGCTGTTCATCCTGGTATTACTCTTTTCCATGTCCTCTCATGTGAGACTAAGAGAGGtgaaaactctttgaaaattgATATATGAGCCCTTGTGTTAATGTAATAGGAAGTCTTATGTATTCCCCTTTACTTGTGTATATATACTTGTGATTGATTCACTGATTGCCCAAGGTTCCAATTTACTCTCTCTTTCCTGCAAACTCCAGAATTTTTCCAACCCCCTCCTTTTGTTCCCCACTCATCACAAGGAACCTGCCTCATGGCATCTTTCCCCTCAGATCTAATCTTTCCTCAAGTGAATGGGCAATTCACTCTTTGAAAtaagaaattttgttttcaagAGAAAGCTATCCTACCATGGTGAATCTAATGTGTGGGGGTATGTCAGGCTGTGGCAGGGATAGTAGGGGAAATATTTCTGGACAGATGGTGCCTATATTACCAAGTATGGGAAATTccttgaactcagaaagttgtTTGGGAAGATTGTACAAAGATCTAGtaggaaaagaatgcttttatTGGTATGTGTTCTTGTTTTCCTGATGAATTCTTAATTGCCATTAAACATAACAGGATGAACctccatttggatcaatgtataccatggaaacaatgtaaagactgacaaattgccttctgtgggtggggggagggaagtaagattaggggaaaaattgtaaaagtcaaaataaataaaatctttaataatgtaaaaaaataacagGATGAGAATATctgaggtctttttttcttttttaatctataaatacTTTTGGAGCACCACTTCTGTCTTTAGCCCTGAGCTCAGTACTAGAAATCCAAATACGAATGAGATGCTTTTAGATGCTTACAATGGTTTTTTCAAAAGTTCAGAATTTGACTCAATCTAACTGCTCTGCTTTGGAGAGTTTAGAGTTATGACTGCAAAGGAAGGTATTGGGAACAGTGGGCTAAATAGTCTAGAAAGGCTACTCAGGGATTGCCCAGAGGGCAAACTTCCCATTAAGTCTTTTGTTCTGAGGTGATCTTATCCCAGTGAACTAGCCTTTCCTGTGATTCCTTATACCTGATGCAAGTATGTATTTGCTTTTGAAGCTTGGATATCTTCCTTAGagtcatatactttgaccatggctcctactctttttttt
This region includes:
- the SMIM3 gene encoding small integral membrane protein 3, whose product is MDAINQASPETVLPKHILDIWVIVLIILATIVIMTSLVLCPATAVIIYRIRTHPILNQAF